From Quercus lobata isolate SW786 chromosome 1, ValleyOak3.0 Primary Assembly, whole genome shotgun sequence, one genomic window encodes:
- the LOC115978953 gene encoding CEN-like protein 2, translating to MAKVSDPLVVGRVIGDVIESFSPTVKMTVTYNSNVKDIKSNSSQGQSLKQVYNGHELFPSAVTMKPKVEVHGGDMRSFFTLIMTDPDVPGPSDPYLREHLHWIVTDIPGTTDASFGREVVNYEMPRPNIGIHRFVFLLFKQNRRETVITVPSSRDRFSTRKFAEENELGLPVAAVFFNAQRETAARRR from the exons ATGGCAAAGGTGTCAGATCCTCTTGTGGTTGGAAGAGTGATTGGAGATGTTATAGAATCCTTCTCTCCCACTGTGAAAATGACTGTAACTTACAACTCCAATGTTAAGGATATCAAGTCCAATTCTAGTCAAGGCCAAAGCCTCAAGCAGGTATATAATGGCCATGAGCTCTTTCCTTCGGCTGTAACAATGAAACCTAAGGTTGAGGTTCATGGAGGCGATATGAGATCCTTTTTCACcctg ATCATGACAGACCCAGATGTTCCTGGTCCAAGTGATCCATACCTGAGGGAGCACTTACACTG GATTGTGACAGACATTCCAGGCACAACTGATGCTTCATTTG GAAGGGAAGTGGTGAACTATGAAATGCCTAGGCCAAACATAGGGATCCACAGGTTTGTATTCCTCCTATTCAAGCAGAATCGCAGAGAGACAGTCATCACTGTTCCTTCTTCGAGGGATCGCTTTAGTACTAGAAAATTTGCAGAAGAAAATGAGCTTGGCCTCCCTGTGGCTGCTGTATTCTTCAATGCTCAAAGGGAGACAGCTGCGAGAAGGCGTTGA